CAAGGCGCGACCGCAGGTGATGCTGGTGATCGGCGTCAACGGGTCGGGCAAGACCACCACCATCGCCAAGCTGGCCGCCATCCTGAAGGATCAGGGGCTGAAGGTGATGGTCGCGGCGGGCGATACGTTCCGCGCGGCGGCGATCGGCCAGCTGCGCACCTGGGCCGAGCGGATCGGCGTGCCGATCGTCGCAGGGGCCGAGGGCGGCGACGCGGCGGGGCTGGCGCATGAGGCGCTGCGCCGCGCGACCGCCGAGGGGATCGACCTGCTGATCGTCGATACCGCCGGTCGGTTGCAGAACAAGCGCGAGCTGATGGACGAGCTGGCGAAGATCCGCCGCGTGCTTGGCAAGCTCGATCCAGAGGCACCGCACGACGTGTTGCTGGTGCTCGACGCGACCACCGGGCAGAATGCGCTCAACCAGATCGCCGTTTTTCAGGAAGTCGCCGGCGTCACCGGCATGGTGATGACCAAGCTCGACGGCACCGCCCGCGGCGGCGTGCTGGTCGCGGCGGCGGAGAAATACGGCCTGCCGATCCACGCGATCGGTGTCGGCGAGAAGGTCGACGATCTGCGCGGCTTCGATCCGCGTGAAGTGTCGCGGATCATCGCCGGGGTGGAGGCGTTGACCAAGGGGTGAACCTCTCTTCGCCGCTTTTCTTCGACAAGACCGACGCCTTTTGTAGAGTGACCCCATGACCGAATCTGCTCCGACCAAAGCCACCCCCTCCCCCCGGCCTGCGCATGCTGATCGATTTCGGTCCGCTGGCGGTGTTCTTTGCCGTCAACAGCTTCATGGGCGGGCCGCAGCTGACGCGGATGCTCGCGGCGACCGCGGCGTTCATGGTCGCGATCTTCCTCGCCATGGGGCTGTCGCTGTGGAAGACGAAGCACATCTCGCCGATGCTGTGGATCTCCGGCGTGCTGGTGCTGGTATTCGGCGGGCTGACCCTGTGGTTCCACGACGAGACGTTCATCAAGGTCAAGCCGACCTTGGTCTATTCGATGTTTGCGATCGTGCTGAGCTATGGCTTGCTGACCAACAAGCCCTTGCTCCAGATGCTGCTCGAAAGCGCCTATCCGGGGCTGACCGCGCGCGGGTGGCGGCTGCTGACGATCAACTGGGCGGTGTTCTTCGTCGCGATGGCGGTGCTGAACGAGATCGTGTGGCGCACCCAGAGCTGGGATTTCTGGGTCGCGTTCAAGCTGTGGGGCGTGGTGCCGCTCACCCTGTTGTTCGCGATCGGCAATGTGCCGCTGCTGCTCCGCCATGGCCTCAAGACCGACGGCGAGATCGTCGACAAGGCGCTGCCGCCGGAGGGTTGAAACCAAAACGGGCCGGAGTTTCCCCCGGCCCGCTTCTTCCATCGATGATCAGCCCGATCAGCCGGCCTGGTCGGCGCGGCTGACGCCTTCGCCGTCGAGATTGGCAGCGACGAAGTCCCAGTCGATGATCTTGGTGATCGCCTCCAGATAACCCGGGCGCGCGTTGCGATAATCGATGTAATAGGCGTGCTCCCACACGTCGATCGTCAGCAGCGGCTTGTAGTCATAGACCACCGGCGTGTCGGCATCGTGGAGCGAGGTCACCTTGATCTCGTCGCCGTCGAGCACCAGCCAGCCCCAGCCGTTGGAGAAATGCGCGGTGGACTCGGCGATCAGCTGCTTGACCAGCTCTTCCTTCGACCCGAACTTTGCCTCGATCAGCTCGGCGAGCTTGCCGGTCGGCTCCTTGTGCTCCGGCGTCAGGCCGAACCAGTAGAAGCTGTGGTTCCAGATCTGGGCAGCGTTGTTGAACAGGCCCTTGTCGCCGGTTTCCTTGGCGTGGCGGATCACCTCGACCAGCGACTTGCCCTCAAGCCCCTTGTCCGCGACGAAGCCGTTGGTCTTGTCGACATAGGCCTTGTGGTGCTTGCCATAGTGGAAATCGAGCGTCTCGGCCGAGATGGTCGGGGCGAGCGCGTCCTTGGCATAGGGCAGCGTCGGCAGTTCAAAGGCCATGGGGAGTCCCTCCGGTGATGATGTGTTGCTGGCGAAACGCGCGGGCGCGCGTAACGGTCCCGGCCATCTGGGGTGCAAGCCAACGAAACTCAACGCAATTCCGCCAAAAAATCGTTGCGTGTGACAAACGAAAATTGCCGTCCTAAGCTGATGCGAGGAGACGGCGCGGGGGCGTGCCGCCTACAGCAGGGGATGGTGCAATGGACAAGTTTTTCGGCAATCTGAATGCGGTGCTGGCGGTCGGCGTGCTGCTCGCGGTCGGGCTGATGTTCGCGCCCTATTATGCGCCGCCGACCGTGGCGCTGGGGCTGGCGCAATGGGCGCACGTGTTCTTTGGCATCGTGTGGATCGGGCTGCTTTATTATTTCAATTTCGTCCAGATCCCGACCATGCCGACAATCCCGGCCGAGCTGAAGCCGGCGGTGTCGAAGCATATCGCGCCGGCCGCGCTGTTCTATTTCCGCTGGGCGGCGGCGTTCACGGTGCTCACCGGCCTGATCCTCGCGCACCTCTACGGCGCATTGCACGCAGCCTTCACCTTCCAGGAGCCGTTCCGCCTGATCGGCATCGGCATGTATCTGGCGATCATCATGGCGTTCAACGTGTGGTTCATCATCTGGCCGAACCAGCAAAAGGCGCTGGGCATGGTCCCGGCGGACGACGCCACCAAGGCCAAGGCGGCCAAGACCGCGATGATTACGTCGCGGATCAACACGATGCTGTCGCTGCCCATGCTGCTGTGCATGGTCGCGGCGCGCTGATCGCTGCTGAACGCGGGAGGGTTATCCTCCCGCGTTCAGCAGATCATGCCGCTTGAGCGCGTGGCGGAGCTGGTCGTAGCTGAGGCCGAGCGCTTCTGCGGTGGCACGCTGGTTGAAGCGGTTTTCCGACAGCGCGCGGCTCAATAGCTCGCGCTCGAAGCGGTTGACGCGGCTCTTGAAATCACCCGACAGATCGTCGTCGCGGCGAGGCAGCGGGCCCGGCTCTTCGGTCGTCAGCTGCACCGGCGCGGCGTTGCCGGGAATACCGTGCGGCATCGGGCGCGGACGGTGGGGCGAGGCGAAGGGATCGATCTGGATTTCGTCCACCGGCCCGGATCGATCCCAGCGATAGACCGCGCGCTCGACCACGTTGCGCAGTTCCCGGACATTACCGGGCCAGTCGTGATTGGTGAGCCCGTCCAGCGCGGTCGGTCCGAATCCCTCCCAGTCGCGCCCAAGTTCGGCGGCCATGCGTCGTCCGAAAAATTCGGCGAGCACCAGCACGTCGCCCGCACGCGAGCGCAGCGGGGGCAGCGTCACCACCTCAAAGCTGAGCCGGTCGAGCAGATCGGCGCGGAACGTTCCCCGTTCCACCCGGTCGGGCAGATGTTCGTTGGTCGCCGCGACGATGCGCACATCGACACGAATTGGACGCGATGCACCGATCCGGGTGATCTCGCCATATTCCACCGCGCGCAGCAGCCGGTCCTGCGCCGCCATGCTGAGCGTGCCGAGTTCGTCGAGGAACAGCGTACCGCCATCGGCCTCTTCAAACCGCCCCGCACGCCCCTTGGTCGCGCCGGTGAACGATCCGGCCTCATGACCAAACAGCTCCGCCTCGATCAGCGTCTCGGGCAAGGCGGCGCAGTTCATCACCACGAGCGGCTGGTCCCAGCGGGGCGACAGGCGGTGGAGGCGCTCGGCGACCAGTTCCTTGCCGGTCCCGCGCTCGCCGATCACCAGCACCGGACGGTCGAGCGCAGCCGCCCGCGAGGCAAGCTCGAGCGCGTCGAGAAAGGCTCCCGACTGGCCGACGACATGGGTGGTCCGCTCCATGCCGAATTCTTGGGATATTTTCCCAAGTTTTGGCAAGTGGTAAGTTTGCCGATTTGGGCAATTCGTGCGAAAAATGGCGGAAAACCGCCGCAAAATCGAATTGGCACGCCCCCTGCAATGTTGCTGGCATGCCGCGAAGGGCGGCAATCAAACGAAGAAATCGAGGGACGGAAACAATGTACAAGGGCAACAACAGCTTTCGCACGACGCTGGCGGCGCTGGTCTGCACCCTGATCGTGAGCACGACCAGTCTGGCAACCGTGGTCGGCCCGGCCGTCACGGCAACGGACGGCACCACGGTTTCCGCCCGAGCCATCGCGTAAGCGATCCCGCCGGGCGGGTGCCCCCTATCACCCGCCCGGCGGCACGAGTTTCAAGGAGCAAGTTTCAGATGGGCATTTTCTCTCGCACCCGCGACATCATCGCCGCGAACTTCACCGACTTGCTCGACAAGGCGGAAGATCCGGCGAAGATGATCCGCATGATCATCCTCGAAATGGAGGAGACGCTGGTCGAAGTGCGCGCCAGCGCGGCCCGCACGATCGCCGACCAGAAGGAAATGCGCCGCCACATCGCCAAGCTGGAGAATCTCCAGATGAGCTGGACCGAAAAGGCCGAGCTGGCGCTGAGCAAGGACCGCGAGGACCTGGCCAAGGCGGCACTGGTCGAGCGCCAGAAAGCGTATGACATGTGCGACCAGCTGAACGCGGAGATCGCGGTGCTCGACGATGCGCTGCGCGCGTCGGAAGAGGACATCGCCAAGCTTCAGACGAAGCTGCGCGACGCGCGTGCCCGGCAGAATGCGATCATGACCCGTCTGGAAAGCGCCAACAACCGCGTCAAGCTGCGCGAGATGACCCATGGGTCGAAGGTCAGCGATGCATTCAGCCGCTTCGACCTGCTCGAGCGCCGCGTCGACTTTGCCGAGGGCCGCGCCGATGCGCTGAGCCTGGGCGCGCCGAAGAAGACGCTGGAGGAGGAAATCTCCGAGCTTCAGTCGGCCGAGAAGGTCGATGCCGAGCTGGCCGCGCTCAAGGCGCGCCTGAACAAGGGGGAATAAGCCATGGAAGACGTGTTTCTTCCCATCATTATCGTCGGGATGCTGTTCATCGGCATGCCGTGGGTCATCCTCCACTATGTGACCAAGTGGAAGCAGGCCAAGACGCTGACCGGCGAGGATGAAAGCCTGCTCGACGAGCTGCACTACACGGCTCGCCGCCTGGAGGATCGCCTCCACACCATCGAGCGGATCATCGCCGCCGATAATCCCGAGTTCCGCCTGCGCGGCAATGACACGCCGCCAGTCCGCGAACTCCCCGACTTCGAACGCGCACGGAGGAACTGAAATGTCCGCTAGCCGCACTCAGCTGTATCGCGACAAGGTCAACGGAAAATGGCTCGGCGTCTGTGAAGGACTGGGCGACTATACCGGGGTCGACCCGCTGTGGATCCGCCTGGGCTTTCTGGCCCTGCTGGTCGCCACCTTCCCGCTGATGTTCTTCGTCTACATCGGCCTCGCCATGGTCACCTCCCAGAAGCCGGTCGGTCTCTACGAGAACGCCGAGGACGCGAAATTCTGGCAGGGGGTGCGCGCCAATCCGCGCCGCTCGACCCAGGAAGTCCGCTCCAAGCTGCGCGACATCGATCGCCGCATGGCCGACATCGAGACCTTCTACACGAGCCGCAACACGCAGCTCGCCGACGAGATCGAGCGCCTCCGCTAAGCGGGCGCTCAACAGGAGGGAATAGTTATGAGCTGGGGTGGACCGGGTTTCGTCATCGCGATCATCGCGATCTCGACCTTCGGATGGCTCGCTTCGACCTGGATCCGCGCCAAGCACGGATATCCGATCGAGAATGAATGGATGGGCATGACCGACAAGGGCGATGCCGGTGCGACCCGCAAGATCGAGCTGTTGACCAGCGAGAATGAGCGGCTGACCGGCCAGATCAG
The genomic region above belongs to Sphingomonas sp. J315 and contains:
- the ftsY gene encoding signal recognition particle-docking protein FtsY; this encodes MSGPSWRERLLGGFKKTSDRLVGNLAGLGTGRLDDATLDEIEEALIASDLGPATAARIRDRLADEQVERGMEELGIRLVVADEIEKVLTKVAKPLITDKARPQVMLVIGVNGSGKTTTIAKLAAILKDQGLKVMVAAGDTFRAAAIGQLRTWAERIGVPIVAGAEGGDAAGLAHEALRRATAEGIDLLIVDTAGRLQNKRELMDELAKIRRVLGKLDPEAPHDVLLVLDATTGQNALNQIAVFQEVAGVTGMVMTKLDGTARGGVLVAAAEKYGLPIHAIGVGEKVDDLRGFDPREVSRIIAGVEALTKG
- a CDS encoding septation protein A, translating into MLIDFGPLAVFFAVNSFMGGPQLTRMLAATAAFMVAIFLAMGLSLWKTKHISPMLWISGVLVLVFGGLTLWFHDETFIKVKPTLVYSMFAIVLSYGLLTNKPLLQMLLESAYPGLTARGWRLLTINWAVFFVAMAVLNEIVWRTQSWDFWVAFKLWGVVPLTLLFAIGNVPLLLRHGLKTDGEIVDKALPPEG
- a CDS encoding superoxide dismutase, whose protein sequence is MAFELPTLPYAKDALAPTISAETLDFHYGKHHKAYVDKTNGFVADKGLEGKSLVEVIRHAKETGDKGLFNNAAQIWNHSFYWFGLTPEHKEPTGKLAELIEAKFGSKEELVKQLIAESTAHFSNGWGWLVLDGDEIKVTSLHDADTPVVYDYKPLLTIDVWEHAYYIDYRNARPGYLEAITKIIDWDFVAANLDGEGVSRADQAG
- a CDS encoding urate hydroxylase PuuD, which produces MDKFFGNLNAVLAVGVLLAVGLMFAPYYAPPTVALGLAQWAHVFFGIVWIGLLYYFNFVQIPTMPTIPAELKPAVSKHIAPAALFYFRWAAAFTVLTGLILAHLYGALHAAFTFQEPFRLIGIGMYLAIIMAFNVWFIIWPNQQKALGMVPADDATKAKAAKTAMITSRINTMLSLPMLLCMVAAR
- the pspF gene encoding phage shock protein operon transcriptional activator; the protein is MERTTHVVGQSGAFLDALELASRAAALDRPVLVIGERGTGKELVAERLHRLSPRWDQPLVVMNCAALPETLIEAELFGHEAGSFTGATKGRAGRFEEADGGTLFLDELGTLSMAAQDRLLRAVEYGEITRIGASRPIRVDVRIVAATNEHLPDRVERGTFRADLLDRLSFEVVTLPPLRSRAGDVLVLAEFFGRRMAAELGRDWEGFGPTALDGLTNHDWPGNVRELRNVVERAVYRWDRSGPVDEIQIDPFASPHRPRPMPHGIPGNAAPVQLTTEEPGPLPRRDDDLSGDFKSRVNRFERELLSRALSENRFNQRATAEALGLSYDQLRHALKRHDLLNAGG
- the pspA gene encoding phage shock protein PspA, with amino-acid sequence MGIFSRTRDIIAANFTDLLDKAEDPAKMIRMIILEMEETLVEVRASAARTIADQKEMRRHIAKLENLQMSWTEKAELALSKDREDLAKAALVERQKAYDMCDQLNAEIAVLDDALRASEEDIAKLQTKLRDARARQNAIMTRLESANNRVKLREMTHGSKVSDAFSRFDLLERRVDFAEGRADALSLGAPKKTLEEEISELQSAEKVDAELAALKARLNKGE
- the pspB gene encoding envelope stress response membrane protein PspB; translation: MEDVFLPIIIVGMLFIGMPWVILHYVTKWKQAKTLTGEDESLLDELHYTARRLEDRLHTIERIIAADNPEFRLRGNDTPPVRELPDFERARRN
- the pspC gene encoding envelope stress response membrane protein PspC: MSASRTQLYRDKVNGKWLGVCEGLGDYTGVDPLWIRLGFLALLVATFPLMFFVYIGLAMVTSQKPVGLYENAEDAKFWQGVRANPRRSTQEVRSKLRDIDRRMADIETFYTSRNTQLADEIERLR